The sequence below is a genomic window from Thalassobaculum sp. OXR-137.
TCCAGCCGCGCATCCTCCAGCCCGTCGCGCACGGCGGAGACCACCGCCGCGTCGAGCGACATCGCCCGGCCGGCGCGATGCGCCTCGACCATAGCCAGGATGGCGCGGGTGGCGAGGGTCTGCAGCGCCTCCCAGCGCGAGAACGGGTCGTCGTCGGTCGCGGCCAGGAAGCCGAGATCGGCATCGCTCCAGGCGGCGGTCAGCTTCACCGGGGCGGAGAAGCCGCGCAGCAGCGAGGGCACTGCCCCCTTGGGCACGTCGCTGAAGGTCACGCTGCGCTCGGCCTCGTCCAGCACAAGCACGGTCTCGTCGCCGGCCTCATCCCCGTCGACGGTCAGCGGCAGGCGTTGGCCGTTCTCGCCGATCAGCGCGGTGCGCACCGGGATCACCACCGGCTGCTTGTCCGGCTGGCCCGGGGTCGGGTCGGTGACTTGGGCGAGGTCGAGGGTCAGGGTCCGCGCGCCCTCGTCATACGTCCAGTCGGCGGAGACGCGCGGGGTGCCGGCCTGGGAATACCAACGCTTGAAGCGGGTCAGGTCGACGCCGCTGGCATCCTGCATGGCGGCGACGAAATCGTCGCAGGTCACCGCCTGGCCGTCATGGCGCTCGACATAAAGGTCGATGCCCTTGCGGTAGGCCTCGGCGCCGAGCAGGGAGTGGATCATCCGCACCACCTCGGCCCCCTTCTCGTAGACCGTGACGGTGTAGAAATTGTTGATCTCGATATAGCTGTCCGGGCGCACCGGGTGGGCGGTCGGGCCGCCATCCTCGGGGAACTGGGCGGCGCGCAGCAGGCGCACGTCGCTGACCCGCTTCACGCCGCGGTCATGGGTGTCGGCGGAGAATTCCTGGTCGCGGAAGACCGTCAGCCCCTCCTTCAGGGAGAGCTGGAACCAGTCGCGGCAGGTGATGCGGTTGCCGGTCCAGTTGTGGAAATACTCATGGGCGACGATCGCCTCGATACGCTGGAAGTCGGCGTCCGTCGCCGTGGAGAGATCGGCCAGGATGAATTTATCGTTGAATATATTCAATCCCTTATTTTCCATTGCTCCCATATTGAATGAAGAAACGGCTACGATCATGAAGATGTCCAGATCGTACTCGAACCCGTAGACCTCCTCGTCCCACGCCATCGAGCGTTTGAGGGAATCCATGGCGTGGCCGGTGCGGCCCTCGTTGCCCGGCTCGACATAGATCTCCAGCGCGACCTCGCGGCCCGAGCGGGTGGTGAAGCTGTCCCGGTCGACCATCAGGTCGCCTGCCACCATGGCGAAGAGATAGGCCGGCTTGCGGAACGGGTCGTGCCAGACGGCGAAGTGGCGCCCCTCGTCCAGGTCACCGGTCTCGATCCGGTTGCCGTTGGACAGCAGCACCGGATAGCGCGCCTTGTCCGCCTCGATCCGCACCGTATAGACGGCCATCACGTCCGGCCGGTCGGGGAAATAGGTGATCCGGCGGAAGCCTTCCGCCTCGCACTGGGTGCAGTACATGCCGCCGGCCTTGTACAGGCCCTCCAGGCGGGTGTTGTCCTGCGGCTTGATCCGGCCTTCCACCTCGAGCGTGAAGTCGCCGGCGAGCCCGGGGATCACGATCCCCTCCGGCTTCTGCCGCCACTCGCCCGTCTCCAGCGCCCGGCCGTTCAGGGTGAGCGACACCAGCTCCTGGTCCTCGCCGTCGAGATACAGATCCGCCGGACCCGATCCCGAGGCCGGGTTGCGCCGGCCGACCAGCTTGCTGGACACGGTGGTGACGTCGTCGTTCAGACGGATCGTCAGCTCGATCGTGTCGATCAGGTGGGTCGGCGGGGTGTAGTCCTTCAGGAAGATCGTGCTCGGTTCGGTCTTCACGGCGGCGTCGGCGCGGTCCATCGGGATCCTCGGGGGTTCAGGCAAGTCGGTTGGAACAGGGTATGTGGGTCGGCGGCGTCAGTTTGCCATCCAGCCGCCGTCCACCATCAGGTTCTCGCCGGTAATGTAGCTCGCCTCGTCGCTGGCGAGGAACAGGGCCGCGTTCGCCACGTCCAGCGGCCGGCCGAGACGCGGCCAGGGGGCGCGGCTGTGGGAGTATTCGAGCATCTCCGGGGCGATGGCGCGGCCGGACTTGCCGGTCAGGATCTTACCGGGCGCCACGGCGTTGCAGACGATGCCGTACTCGGCGTAGTCGCCGGCGATCTGCCGGGTCATGTAGACCACCGCCGCCTTCCCGACCCCATAGGCGAAGTCGTGGGGCGCGCGGATCATGCCGTGCTGGGAGGAGATGTTGACGATGCGTCCCCGCACCTCTCCGTCGCCCTGCGGCGCCTGGCGCATCATCTGGCGCACGGCGGCACGGCAGCCGAGGAACACGCCCTTGGCGTTGACGGCCATGACCCGGTCGAACTCCTCCTCGGAGGTCTCGTGCAGAGGTTTGTCGATGCCGATGGCGGCATTGTTGACGAGGATGTCGAGCCGGCCGCCCAGCTCGACGGCGCGGGCGACGGCGGCCTCGAAGTGCTCGGCTCTGGTGACATCGCATTTGAGAAACTCGGCCGTACCGCCGGCCTCGAAGATCGCATCGACGGTCGGCAGGCCACCCTCCCGGGGTTCCTCGGTCACGTCCGCGATGATCACGCTCGCCCCTTCCTGGGCTAGGCGGAGCGCGATCGCCTTGCCGATACCGCCGGCGGCACCGGTGACAATGGCGGTTCGGTTGGCAAGGCGCATGGGAACTCCCGTGAAATTTTCTCCGTCATCCCCGCAGATCCCGGACGTGATCGGGGCGCTTCCCGGGATTATCGGGGCCGTTCTGTACGCGGTCCCGGCCGCACCCCGGGTAGAGCCCGGCCCCGGATCAGATCCGGGAGCCGGGATGACGTATTAGAAATAGGGAGTTAGCGCCCGTCTGCCAGGGCAGTCTCGCGGATCGAGGAGAGCGACTTGGCGATGGTGAGGGCTTCCGGATCGACCTGGATCTCGATCAGGGCCGGAGTCCCCGCCGCCTTGGCCCGCTCGAACGCCGCGGCGAAATCGGCTGTACGGGTCACGGTCTCGCCGTGTGCGCCGTAGGCGCGGGCAAGCGCCGCGAAGTCCGGATTCTTCAGCCCGGTGGCGCTGACGCGGCCCGGATACTCGCGCTCCTGATGCATGCGGATGGTGCCGTACATGCCGTTATTCACCACGATGAAGATGGTGTTCACGCCGTACTGAACCGCCGTCGCCAGCTCCTGGCCGTGCATCATGTAGCAGCCATCGCCGTTGAACGAGATCACCGTGCGCTCCGGATGCACCAGCTTGGCGGCCACGCCGGCCGGCACGCCGTAGCCCATGGAGCCGCAGGTCGGCGCCAGGCAGGTCCGCCAGCCCTTGTAGCCGTAGTAGCGGTGAACCCAGGTGGCGTAGTTGCCGGCGCCGTTGGTGACGATCGAGTCCTCCGGCAGGTTCTCGTCGAGATACTTGACGATTTCCGACATCTGCACGTCGCCCGGCCCGTGCAGCACGGCGCGGGTGGCCTCGTATTCCGAGCGCGCGACCTTGGTATCCTCGGCCCAGGCAGAGCTGTCGACCGGCTCCATGGCGGCGGCCGCCTTGAAGAAGCTGCGCTGGCTGGCGTTGATCAGCAGATCGCCCTGATAGACCTGTCCCAGCTCGTCCGAGCCGGCATGGACATGGACCAGGCCCTGGCGCGGACGCGGGATCTCCAGCAGCGTGTAGCCGCTGGTGGTCATCTCGCCCAGGCGGGAGCCGACGACGATCAGAAGGTCGGAATCCCGGACCCGGGCGCCGAGCTTCGGATCGATGCCGATGCCCACATGGCCGACATAGTTCGGATGCCGGTTGTCGAGATAGTCCTGGCAGCGGAAAGAGGCGCCGACCGGCAGGTTGTTGGCCTCGGCGAACCGCGCCACGTCGGCTGCCACGCCGGCGTCCCAGCCGCCGCCGCCGACGATCACCAGCGGCTTCTTCGCCTTGGACAGCAGATCGCGGAAGCGGGCCATGTCGTCGGCGCCCACATGCGGCTCGGTGCGCTTGTAGCGGTCGAAATCGCCGGTCTCCGCCCGCTCGGTCAGCATGTCCTCGGGCAGCGCCAGCACGACCGGACCCGGCCGGCCGGAGGTGGCGACGTGGAAGGCACGGCTGACATATTCCGGAATGCGCGCCGGATCGTCGATCTGCGCCACCCACTTGGCCATTTGGCCGAACATGCGGCGATAGTCGAGTTCCTGGAACGCTTCGCGGTCGAACATCTCGCGGCCGACCTGGCCGACCAGCAGGATCATCGGGGTGCTGTCCTGCATGGCGATATGCACGCCGGCGCTGGCATTGGTCGCGCCCGGCCCGCGGGTGACCATGCAGATGCCCGGCTTACCGGTCAGCTTGCCATAGGCCTCGGCCATCATCGCGGCACCGCCTTCCTGGCGGCAGACGATGGTCTTGATCTCCGGCGCGTCGACCAGACCGTCGAGCACGGCGAGGTAGCTCTCGCCCGGGACCGCGAAGGCGAGATCGGCGCCATGGGCGCGCAGGCTCTCCACCAGGATGTGACCGCCGATCTTGCCGGCGTTGCGTCGTTGGTCAGTGCTCGATGGGTTCGTCGACATAATGCTGGTACCGCTGTGACTTAGGTTTATCGATATCGTCCGGATTGACGTACTGGATGGAGCTCTTACCACGCAGCTCCACGGGCAGCACCATGACCCGGACGAACGAGGTGCACCGCTCGGTGCAGGCCTGGGCGACGACCGGCTCCGGGCCGGGCTCGAACCAGGATTCGCCGGGTGTGTATTCCTTGGCCTTGCCGGCCGTCTCGATGCGGATCTTGCCTTCGCGCAGACAGCGGATGCCGGGGCCTTGGTGGATATGGGCGAAGGCCTTTCCGCCCATCGGGAACTTCACCCCGTCGCAGCGCAGGATCCAGTCGCCGGAGGGATCCGGCCCGTCGATCTCGGTTTCCAGGGTCAGCACCGAGGACACACCGGTTCCGGCGGCCATTTTCGCCGGCGAGTCGGCCGCCGCCAGCTCATAGCGCCAGATCACCGCCCCGTCGTCGCCGGCACGTACCGTCACGGCGCCCGCCCCGAACCAGGCCCGGTCCTCGCCGATCGTATCCTCCTCCTTGCCGGCCACCACGAACGACCCCTCGTGGCAGTAGAGCACCCGGTTGAGTGCCGGCAGCGGCTCGAAATAGGCTGCCCCCGCAGCCAGACGATCGACGATGTGGCGGAGTTTGTACCCCGTTTCCGACATCGCTACCTCCCTGAGACCATTGCGGTCTTCATTGTCCATCATTGCGCCTGCACGCTTCCCCGCTCGATCACGTAGGTCCGGTCGAGAAGACCGCGCAGATGCGTATCGTTGGACTCGGCGATCAGGACCGACAACCCCTCTTGTTTCAAATCGGATAGAACCTCGACAATTCGCCGCGCCAGGACGGGGGCAATGCCCTCGGTCGGCTCGTCCAGCAGCAGCAGCCGCTCGCCGACCATCAGGGCGCGGGCCAGGGCCACCAGCTTCTGCTGCCCGCCGGACAGGCTGGTGGAAGCCCGGGCGCGGAAATCCGCCACTTCCGGCATCAGCTTGTAGACCCAGGCCAGCCGGTCCTCGGCGTCTGGAATGTCGGTGGACCAGACCGGCAGCAGGATGTTCTGCTCCGCCGTCATGGACGGAACCAGCTTGCGGTCCTCCGGCATGTAACCAATTCCCAAATGCGCACGCTTGAAGCCGGCGACCTTCACCAGATCGTGGTGGTCGAAGCCGATGCTGCCGGCCGAGGCGGCCAACAGGCCCATCACGCTGCGCATGAAGGTGGTCTTGCCGGCGCCGTTGCGGCCGATCAGGCCGCACATCGCACCGGTCGGGACCTGCAGCGAGACCTGCCGCAGGATCGGAATCGGCCCGATATCGACGTCGAGCCCCTGAACGTCAAGCATCGCTGCCCTCCCCCACGGATGTCGCCGGGGCCAGGCCCGCCCGCTCGCGCATCATCTGTCCCTGCGGCTCGTCGCCGATGACGAATTCGATGACCTTGGGATCGACCAGAGCCTCCGCCGGCGGCGCGTCGCAGATGATCTCGCCCTGATAGAAGGCCAGGACCCGGCTCACGTAGCGTTCCACGATCTCCATGTCGTGCTCGACGAAGAGCACGGTCACCCCGTCCTCCTTCAGCGCCGACATGACGATGTCCATCAGGCCGAACTTCTCCTCCACCGAGATGCCGGAGGTCGGCTCGTCCAGCAGGAGGATCTTCGGCTCCGCCACCATGGCCATGGCGATGTCCAGAAGCTTGCGGATGCCCTGGGGCAGCGTGCTGGCGACCTGGTCGCGATATTCGTGGATCCGATAGCGCCGCAGGATCGCGTCCGCCCGGGCCGCGCGCTCCTCCGACCGCAGCAGTTGCAGGACACTGAAGCCGTGGCTGTCGGCGATGCCGAGCGCGATCAGCAGGTTGTCGAACACCGTGGCGGTCATGAACACCTGGGCGACCTGGAACGACCGGCAGATGCCCAGCCGGGTGATCTTGCGCGGGGCCAGGCCGGTGATGTCCCTGCCGTCGAACCGGATGGTGCCGGAGGTCGGCGGCAGCCAGCCGGTGACCATGTTGACGAAGGTGGTCTTGCCGGCCCCGTTGGCGCCGATGATGCCGACGATCTCATGCGGGGCGACGGCGACGTTGACGTCCTTGGCCGCGGTCACCGCGCCGAAGGTCTTGTTGAGGTTGGTGGCCTCCAGAATGGCGGTCATCGTCCGGCCTCCTCCCGGTTGGCAGGCGGGTCGCTCGGTCGGCTCCGGCCGCCGAGCTTGGAGATCACCGACCACAGCCCGCCGGGCAGGAAGAAGATCACCGCCAGCAGCGTGCCGCCGACGATGAGCTGCCAGGCATAGGGCACCAGCTCGAAGGCGTAGGTCCGCAGCAGCTCGAAGACCAGCGACCCGATGAACGGCGCCGCCACGCTGCCGGGCCCGGCCAGCACGGTGACGAAGACCAGTTCGCCGGAGACGGTCCAGTTCACCATCGACTCCGGATCGACCTGTCCCAAGGCCAGCGCCATGAAGCCGCCGGCCAGGCCGGCGAGCGCAGCCGACATCACGTATTTGCCGTGGATCGCCTCGGCCACCGAGTAGCCAAGATATTCGACCCGGATCTCGTTGTCGCGCACGGCGGTCGTCAGATTGCCGAGGATCGAGCGCAGGTACCGGTGGACGAAGATCGCGGCCAGCCAGCCGATGACGCAGATGCCGAGGAACAGGGCCGTCAGCTTGGTGGTGGAGTCATCGGTCCCGATGCCGAACAGGGTCGGCTGCTCGACGCTGAACCCGTCCGTCGATCCGAGCGCTTCGGTCTTCACCAGGATGCCGAACAGCACCATGGAGAAGGCCAGGTTCAGCATGGCGAAGAAGATCTCCCGGTATTTGCGGATGATGAAGCCGAGCGCGAACCCCACGAGTGCTGCCACCAGCCCGGCGGCCGGCAGGGTGATCAGCACCTCGGTGATGCCGAGATCCTTGCCCAGCATCGCCACGGTATAGGCGCCCAGCCCGAAATACAGGGCGTGACCGAAGGAGATCAGCCCGGTGCGCCACAGGACCAGCAGCCCGAGCACCGCGAGCGCCCGGGAGAACGCGATCAGGATCTGGCTCATCAGCCAGTCGGGAAGAACGAAAACGCCGAGCAGCGCGACGAGCGCGAAGCCGACGGTGAGGCCGATAACGGTCCGGTCCATGAAGTGTTTCATCGCCGGACCTCAGATCTTGCGGGCTTTGGCGGGCGCGAAGAGGCCCTCGGGACGGAAGATCAGCACCGCGGCCATGACCGCATAGACCACGAACAGCTCGATCTCGGGCCATTGCAGCACGGCGTAGGCGCGCAGCAGGCCGACCAGAAGCGCGCCGATGGCCGCACCGCCGATGCTGCCCATGCCGCCGATCACCACCACCGCGAAGGACAGCACGATGACCTCCACGCCGAAGCCGGGAGACACCGAGATGGTCGGCGCGATATAGGCGCCGCCCAGAGCGCCGAGCACCGCGCCGACGACGAACACGACGTAGAACACGCGGCGCACGTTGACGCCCATGGCCACGGCCAGGTCGCTGTCGAAGATGATCGCGGAGACCAGCTTGCCCCAATGGGTGCGGTTGAGCACGAACCAGGAGACCAGGCCGATCGCGAGACTGAGGGCGATCATCGTCAGCTTGTAGCCGTCCTGATAGATGCCGCCGATCTGCACGCCGGGGATCGCAAGGGTCGGCTGGAAGGCGAAATAGGGATCGACGCCGAACACCAGCAGGATGACGTCCTCCAGCACCAGAAACAGCCCGAAGGTCGCCAGGACGATGATCACCTCGTCGCGGCCGTAGAGGTTGCGGATGATGGTGCGCTCGATGGCGGAGCCCAGGACGAGGCCCACCGCCAGGGCGGCGATCGGGATCGCGACCATGGTGCCGAGATCCGACACCCCCATGGTCGAGAACTCGCCGATCAGGAAGGCGCAGGCATACGCCCCCCAGGCGTAGAACGCGCCATGGGCCACGTTCAGGATCTTGAGCACCCCGAAGATGATCGTCAGGCCGAGAGAGACGATGAACAGATAGGACGCGTAGCCCAGTCCCTCGACAAGAATTGTCAGTGCCAGGTCCATAAATCGATACCCAGTCGGCGCTGCCGCGGAGTCGGAAGCCGCCGGCGATGAGAGGAAGGATCCAACGAAAGAGTGACGGCGCCGGGCGCCGTCACTCGCGGTGTATTTGCGGCTGTATCAGACGCTCAGCACTTGGCGCCCGGCATCCCGGCCTCGATCCACTCGACGCTGGTCGTGTCGGCCGGAGGCATGACGCATTCCGCCGGGTAGACCTTCACGTCGCGCAGCCCGAGCTCGCCGGCGGCCTCGTCCCACTGGACGATGCCGTACATGTGCTCGGTGACCGCCTGGTGCCCGTTGCCCAGCGCCATCTTCACCGGCGCGGCGAAGCTCTCGAACTCGAGACCGGTCAGCGCCTCGCGCACCTGCTTCTCGTTCGGGAAGGAGCCGGCCGCCTCGGCCGCCTTGTCGTAGGCGATCTTGGTGGCGAGGATCGCCTGGGCATACTGGTAGGCCGCGCCCGACGGATACTCGCCGTAGGTGTCGCGATAGGTCTTGATGAACCAGGTGTTCAGCGGGGTATCGCGGTCGCGGACCAGGATCCCGTACGGGCCCCGGCTGCCGATCGCCACGCCGTCCGGCAGACGCTTGCCAAGGCGGTAGGCGCTGACGCCCCCGACGGTCAGCACGACCTTCTTCTGGCTGAAGAACCCGCGCGGGGTCGCCTGCAGGATGAAGGCTTCGAAATCGCCGCCCCAGAACGAGGAATGCACCAGTTCGGCGTCGTCCAGCGACAGCGCCGAGATCTCGGAGCCATACTGGCCGGCGAAAATCTTCGGGAACTGCGGCTTGTCGGACACCTTGGCATCCGGCATGAGGCCGGTCATGGCCAGCGAGAAATCGCGCCAGCTGTCCTGGCCCCAGGCGTAGTTCTGGTTGATGCCGGTATAGGACTTCACGTCCGGCATCATCTCCTTCACGTAATGCGCGGCGGCGATGTTGTCGGCCGTCGCGTGGCTCATCGTGCGGAAGACGTACTCGCGGGGCGCTTCCTCGAAAATCCGCGGCGTGCCGCAGACCGACATGACCGTCAGCGTCTGCAGCTCCTCGGCCACCGGTGCTACGGCAGCACAGGAGCCGGAGGAGACGTAGCCGATGATCGCGTCGACCCCCCGCTTCTGAACCAGGTTGCGGTACTCGGAGACCTGCTTGGTGTTGCCACCGGATTCGTCGATGTACTCCGCGGCCACCGTGGCGCCGGCGAATCCCTTGGTGCCGTAGGGAGCCGGCAGCGTGCCCTTGTTGATCGCATCGATCACCATCTCGGCACCGTTGCGACCGGGAACGCCGTACGGCCCCGCCGCCGGGCCGGACAGAAACGCAACGATCCCGAGCGATACCGTGTCTTTCGCCGCTACCGGCATCGGCGCGGCAAGAGCAATCACGCCGGCCAGGCCGGCGCCAAGAACACCAGCATATCTCAATGATTTCATTTGCTATTTCCCTCTCTCAAACGGTGAAGCCCGTCCCGTGACCGGTGTAGCGGAGGCGACCTTGTCCGGCCGATCTTCTGCACTCCGCACTGCGGCGGTTCGTGC
It includes:
- the pepN gene encoding aminopeptidase N, with amino-acid sequence MDRADAAVKTEPSTIFLKDYTPPTHLIDTIELTIRLNDDVTTVSSKLVGRRNPASGSGPADLYLDGEDQELVSLTLNGRALETGEWRQKPEGIVIPGLAGDFTLEVEGRIKPQDNTRLEGLYKAGGMYCTQCEAEGFRRITYFPDRPDVMAVYTVRIEADKARYPVLLSNGNRIETGDLDEGRHFAVWHDPFRKPAYLFAMVAGDLMVDRDSFTTRSGREVALEIYVEPGNEGRTGHAMDSLKRSMAWDEEVYGFEYDLDIFMIVAVSSFNMGAMENKGLNIFNDKFILADLSTATDADFQRIEAIVAHEYFHNWTGNRITCRDWFQLSLKEGLTVFRDQEFSADTHDRGVKRVSDVRLLRAAQFPEDGGPTAHPVRPDSYIEINNFYTVTVYEKGAEVVRMIHSLLGAEAYRKGIDLYVERHDGQAVTCDDFVAAMQDASGVDLTRFKRWYSQAGTPRVSADWTYDEGARTLTLDLAQVTDPTPGQPDKQPVVIPVRTALIGENGQRLPLTVDGDEAGDETVLVLDEAERSVTFSDVPKGAVPSLLRGFSAPVKLTAAWSDADLGFLAATDDDPFSRWEALQTLATRAILAMVEAHRAGRAMSLDAAVVSAVRDGLEDARLEPAFLAELLALPGESMLGQAMDVWHVDAVHEAREAAIRTLGDTLFDTWLTLYDRLSGETASDDLSTAAMGRRALRNRALQYLVSSGRPEGLARAAAQAKASSMTDVMGALVALNDTDCPERTEAMQAFHDRWQDNPLVLDKWFTLEASASLPGTLDRVKELQSHPRFDPKNPNRIRALVGGFTMGNPVRFHAGDGSGYAFLADEVLRIDALNPQIASRLCQPLVRWRRFDGERAKAMTGALRRIVEQPTLSKDVFEIASKGLS
- a CDS encoding SDR family oxidoreductase: MRLANRTAIVTGAAGGIGKAIALRLAQEGASVIIADVTEEPREGGLPTVDAIFEAGGTAEFLKCDVTRAEHFEAAVARAVELGGRLDILVNNAAIGIDKPLHETSEEEFDRVMAVNAKGVFLGCRAAVRQMMRQAPQGDGEVRGRIVNISSQHGMIRAPHDFAYGVGKAAVVYMTRQIAGDYAEYGIVCNAVAPGKILTGKSGRAIAPEMLEYSHSRAPWPRLGRPLDVANAALFLASDEASYITGENLMVDGGWMAN
- a CDS encoding thiamine pyrophosphate-binding protein → MSTNPSSTDQRRNAGKIGGHILVESLRAHGADLAFAVPGESYLAVLDGLVDAPEIKTIVCRQEGGAAMMAEAYGKLTGKPGICMVTRGPGATNASAGVHIAMQDSTPMILLVGQVGREMFDREAFQELDYRRMFGQMAKWVAQIDDPARIPEYVSRAFHVATSGRPGPVVLALPEDMLTERAETGDFDRYKRTEPHVGADDMARFRDLLSKAKKPLVIVGGGGWDAGVAADVARFAEANNLPVGASFRCQDYLDNRHPNYVGHVGIGIDPKLGARVRDSDLLIVVGSRLGEMTTSGYTLLEIPRPRQGLVHVHAGSDELGQVYQGDLLINASQRSFFKAAAAMEPVDSSAWAEDTKVARSEYEATRAVLHGPGDVQMSEIVKYLDENLPEDSIVTNGAGNYATWVHRYYGYKGWRTCLAPTCGSMGYGVPAGVAAKLVHPERTVISFNGDGCYMMHGQELATAVQYGVNTIFIVVNNGMYGTIRMHQEREYPGRVSATGLKNPDFAALARAYGAHGETVTRTADFAAAFERAKAAGTPALIEIQVDPEALTIAKSLSSIRETALADGR
- a CDS encoding ABC transporter ATP-binding protein, which codes for MLDVQGLDVDIGPIPILRQVSLQVPTGAMCGLIGRNGAGKTTFMRSVMGLLAASAGSIGFDHHDLVKVAGFKRAHLGIGYMPEDRKLVPSMTAEQNILLPVWSTDIPDAEDRLAWVYKLMPEVADFRARASTSLSGGQQKLVALARALMVGERLLLLDEPTEGIAPVLARRIVEVLSDLKQEGLSVLIAESNDTHLRGLLDRTYVIERGSVQAQ
- a CDS encoding ABC transporter ATP-binding protein, which encodes MTAILEATNLNKTFGAVTAAKDVNVAVAPHEIVGIIGANGAGKTTFVNMVTGWLPPTSGTIRFDGRDITGLAPRKITRLGICRSFQVAQVFMTATVFDNLLIALGIADSHGFSVLQLLRSEERAARADAILRRYRIHEYRDQVASTLPQGIRKLLDIAMAMVAEPKILLLDEPTSGISVEEKFGLMDIVMSALKEDGVTVLFVEHDMEIVERYVSRVLAFYQGEIICDAPPAEALVDPKVIEFVIGDEPQGQMMRERAGLAPATSVGEGSDA
- a CDS encoding branched-chain amino acid ABC transporter permease, yielding MDRTVIGLTVGFALVALLGVFVLPDWLMSQILIAFSRALAVLGLLVLWRTGLISFGHALYFGLGAYTVAMLGKDLGITEVLITLPAAGLVAALVGFALGFIIRKYREIFFAMLNLAFSMVLFGILVKTEALGSTDGFSVEQPTLFGIGTDDSTTKLTALFLGICVIGWLAAIFVHRYLRSILGNLTTAVRDNEIRVEYLGYSVAEAIHGKYVMSAALAGLAGGFMALALGQVDPESMVNWTVSGELVFVTVLAGPGSVAAPFIGSLVFELLRTYAFELVPYAWQLIVGGTLLAVIFFLPGGLWSVISKLGGRSRPSDPPANREEAGR
- a CDS encoding branched-chain amino acid ABC transporter permease produces the protein MDLALTILVEGLGYASYLFIVSLGLTIIFGVLKILNVAHGAFYAWGAYACAFLIGEFSTMGVSDLGTMVAIPIAALAVGLVLGSAIERTIIRNLYGRDEVIIVLATFGLFLVLEDVILLVFGVDPYFAFQPTLAIPGVQIGGIYQDGYKLTMIALSLAIGLVSWFVLNRTHWGKLVSAIIFDSDLAVAMGVNVRRVFYVVFVVGAVLGALGGAYIAPTISVSPGFGVEVIVLSFAVVVIGGMGSIGGAAIGALLVGLLRAYAVLQWPEIELFVVYAVMAAVLIFRPEGLFAPAKARKI
- a CDS encoding ABC transporter substrate-binding protein, producing MKSLRYAGVLGAGLAGVIALAAPMPVAAKDTVSLGIVAFLSGPAAGPYGVPGRNGAEMVIDAINKGTLPAPYGTKGFAGATVAAEYIDESGGNTKQVSEYRNLVQKRGVDAIIGYVSSGSCAAVAPVAEELQTLTVMSVCGTPRIFEEAPREYVFRTMSHATADNIAAAHYVKEMMPDVKSYTGINQNYAWGQDSWRDFSLAMTGLMPDAKVSDKPQFPKIFAGQYGSEISALSLDDAELVHSSFWGGDFEAFILQATPRGFFSQKKVVLTVGGVSAYRLGKRLPDGVAIGSRGPYGILVRDRDTPLNTWFIKTYRDTYGEYPSGAAYQYAQAILATKIAYDKAAEAAGSFPNEKQVREALTGLEFESFAAPVKMALGNGHQAVTEHMYGIVQWDEAAGELGLRDVKVYPAECVMPPADTTSVEWIEAGMPGAKC